The following proteins are co-located in the Sporosarcina pasteurii genome:
- a CDS encoding GntR family transcriptional regulator: protein MGKEEHEQLYLHVVERLKQDIESGVIKANERFPSEFQLAKSLGVSLAILRKALQVLESEKIVERKHGVGTFVNPKPLFTSGIEELTSVTTMIQQAGMEPGTIFMDVSESDVTDTSIKRFNYGETDKVMTIKRLRTADGQPVVFCIDQVLARNFPVGADELLKTSIFDAIEQSGNIRITQAVAQIEPIGYDEEASALLRCGIDIPLLALTQKHYSDDGEMVLYSKNYFRADKFSFHVVRKRV, encoded by the coding sequence ATGGGGAAGGAAGAACATGAACAATTATACTTACATGTAGTTGAACGATTAAAACAAGACATTGAATCAGGTGTGATTAAGGCAAACGAACGATTCCCTTCCGAATTTCAGCTTGCAAAAAGTTTAGGCGTTAGTCTTGCGATATTACGGAAAGCGCTTCAAGTTTTAGAAAGTGAGAAAATCGTCGAACGGAAGCACGGTGTCGGTACTTTCGTGAATCCTAAACCATTGTTTACATCGGGGATTGAAGAGTTAACTAGCGTGACGACGATGATTCAACAGGCTGGAATGGAGCCAGGAACAATCTTTATGGATGTTTCTGAATCAGATGTCACGGATACTAGTATCAAGCGATTTAATTATGGAGAAACTGACAAAGTCATGACAATTAAACGTTTGAGAACTGCAGATGGGCAACCAGTCGTATTTTGTATCGATCAAGTGCTGGCGAGAAACTTTCCGGTGGGTGCTGATGAACTTTTGAAAACTTCGATATTTGACGCTATTGAACAATCTGGAAATATTCGGATTACACAAGCAGTGGCACAAATCGAGCCAATTGGATACGATGAAGAAGCCTCCGCACTATTAAGATGCGGTATCGATATCCCGCTGTTGGCATTGACACAAAAACATTACAGTGATGACGGTGAGATGGTTCTATATTCGAAAAATTATTTCAGAGCCGATAAGTTTAGTTTTCACGTAGTACGTAAAAGGGTATAA
- a CDS encoding DNA translocase FtsK: protein MSRNKRRRKAKPRKKKQTGLNPLLYEIIGLVMIGLAVIIIFELGPAGRALSSGSRFLFGNWHVAIPLLLIIQALIFMVKRKVGGWKNRILFGSLFVLGSLLLFSHISLFDTMSENRVLLTNSSIKQTWHVLVTNDGIATRSGSLGGGMVGAFIYALFYSLFDSTGAKVAGVLLLLIGLVLLSGKAFIPYLAETAPKVYGSTKQMISEVFKREKNEQQKEPASTRQSRSKKKKQAKEKEPAQVPEMAVEIAEESPTQPIISAFNERIEKKEEMPEPTPEPVEQSNAEEEPLAPEEIETYSGVTGEEENESYILPPPSLLKETPYNDQSGEYNSIQANAKKLEETFLSFGVKARVTQVHLGPAVTKYEILPDTGVKVSRIVSLTDDLALALAASDLRIEAPIPGKSAIGIEVPNTNVAVVSLREVIESKENNSPDAKLMISLGRDVTGQAILTELNKMPHMLIAGSTGSGKSVCINGIIISILMRTKPHEVKMMMIDPKMVELNVYNGVPHLLAPVVTDPRKAAQALQKVVSEMERRYELFSHTGTRNIEGYNAHIDVWNEENDEKHPHMPYIVVIVDELADLMMVASSDVEDSITRLAQMARAAGIHLIIATQRPSVDVITGVIKANIPSRIAFAVSSAIDSRTILDTGGADKLLGRGDMLFLPAGGSKPVRIQGAFVSDSEVEAIVDFVIEQQKAQYQEEMIPTEIVEVPPHEETDELYDEAVQLVTNMQTASVSMLQRRFRIGYSRAARIVDQMEMRGIVGPPDGSRPRQVLVDKGESD, encoded by the coding sequence ATTCGGTAATTGGCATGTAGCTATCCCGTTATTACTAATTATTCAAGCACTTATTTTTATGGTTAAGCGCAAAGTGGGAGGCTGGAAAAATCGAATACTCTTCGGGAGTTTGTTCGTACTTGGGAGTCTGCTATTATTTAGCCATATTTCCTTATTCGATACAATGTCTGAAAATCGAGTATTGTTGACAAACTCATCCATCAAACAGACGTGGCATGTACTTGTCACAAATGACGGAATTGCTACACGGAGCGGATCGCTTGGTGGAGGAATGGTAGGCGCTTTTATTTATGCATTGTTTTATTCATTATTTGATTCTACAGGTGCAAAAGTTGCAGGCGTATTGTTACTTTTAATTGGTCTAGTTTTGTTGTCAGGAAAAGCATTCATTCCTTATCTTGCAGAAACCGCCCCTAAAGTTTACGGTTCAACCAAACAAATGATTAGTGAAGTGTTTAAACGGGAAAAGAATGAGCAACAGAAGGAACCAGCTTCTACAAGACAATCGAGATCTAAAAAGAAAAAACAGGCTAAAGAGAAAGAGCCTGCACAAGTTCCAGAGATGGCGGTGGAAATTGCTGAAGAATCTCCTACACAACCAATTATTTCAGCTTTTAACGAACGAATCGAAAAGAAAGAAGAAATGCCTGAACCTACTCCAGAACCAGTAGAACAGTCAAATGCAGAGGAAGAACCGCTAGCGCCAGAGGAAATTGAAACTTATAGCGGCGTGACAGGAGAAGAGGAAAATGAATCGTATATTTTACCGCCGCCATCATTGCTTAAAGAAACGCCATATAATGACCAATCTGGTGAATATAATTCCATTCAAGCGAATGCAAAAAAATTAGAAGAGACGTTTCTAAGTTTTGGTGTGAAAGCACGTGTGACGCAAGTCCATCTAGGCCCTGCTGTCACTAAATATGAAATCTTGCCAGATACAGGTGTAAAAGTTAGTAGAATTGTAAGTTTGACAGATGATTTAGCATTAGCACTTGCGGCAAGTGACCTCCGCATTGAAGCGCCTATCCCTGGTAAGTCTGCAATCGGGATTGAAGTTCCAAACACGAACGTCGCGGTTGTTAGTTTACGAGAAGTGATTGAGTCTAAAGAGAATAATTCACCAGACGCTAAACTTATGATTTCACTAGGAAGAGACGTTACTGGACAAGCGATCCTAACGGAATTAAATAAAATGCCACATATGCTGATTGCAGGATCTACGGGAAGCGGAAAGAGTGTGTGTATTAATGGCATTATTATTAGTATTTTAATGCGTACAAAACCGCATGAAGTGAAAATGATGATGATTGATCCTAAAATGGTTGAATTGAATGTCTACAATGGAGTTCCGCATCTATTAGCACCCGTTGTTACAGATCCTAGAAAAGCAGCACAAGCATTGCAGAAGGTTGTTTCGGAAATGGAACGGCGTTATGAATTGTTTTCCCATACCGGAACAAGAAATATTGAAGGGTATAATGCACATATTGATGTGTGGAATGAAGAAAATGATGAAAAACATCCACATATGCCATATATCGTTGTAATTGTTGATGAACTAGCGGATTTAATGATGGTCGCTTCTAGTGATGTTGAAGATTCGATTACACGACTTGCTCAAATGGCACGTGCTGCAGGGATTCACTTAATTATCGCAACACAAAGACCGAGTGTGGATGTCATTACTGGTGTCATTAAAGCCAATATCCCGTCAAGAATCGCGTTTGCAGTGTCGTCGGCGATTGACTCTAGAACCATCTTAGATACTGGTGGTGCCGATAAGTTGTTAGGAAGAGGAGATATGCTCTTTTTACCAGCAGGTGGTTCAAAGCCGGTTAGAATTCAAGGTGCTTTCGTTTCTGATAGTGAAGTGGAGGCGATAGTCGACTTTGTAATCGAGCAACAAAAGGCTCAATATCAAGAAGAAATGATACCGACAGAAATCGTTGAAGTTCCGCCTCACGAAGAGACAGACGAGCTTTATGATGAGGCCGTCCAATTGGTCACCAATATGCAAACAGCATCTGTATCGATGTTGCAGCGCCGTTTTAGAATAGGTTATTCACGCGCAGCTCGAATCGTCGATCAAATGGAGATGCGGGGGATTGTGGGGCCGCCGGATGGAAGTAGGCCGCGTCAAGTACTTGTCGATAAAGGAGAGAGTGATTAA